A single Malaclemys terrapin pileata isolate rMalTer1 chromosome 3, rMalTer1.hap1, whole genome shotgun sequence DNA region contains:
- the VGLL2 gene encoding transcription cofactor vestigial-like protein 2 isoform X2, giving the protein MIQKISSQLPLAMSCLDVMYQVYGPPQPYFAAAYSPYHQKLAFYSKMQEAPESASSASTSSGSSSFSSHAPASIKEEDCSPEKERPPEAEYINSRCVLFTYFQGDISSVVDEHFSRALSQPSSYSPSSASAKTSRSTSSWRDGSFPMSQRSFPASFWNSAYQPSSVPASLSSSLGSPLAAAAHSELPFAAADPYSPAALHGHLHQGGPEPWHHPHPHPYLGAQGSAYPRPTAMHEVYGAHFDPRYSSLLVPAASVRPHRLPPASAPAPGSPQCELGKSEPASAAWAAPGPFPSPAGDMAQGLGLNVDAARRYSFCGGSLLS; this is encoded by the exons ATGATCCAAAAAATCAGTTCGCAGCTGCCTTTAGCCATGAGCTGTTTGGATGTTATGTACCAAGTCTATGGTCCTCCCCAGCCTTACTTTGCAGCAGCCTATAGTCCTTATCACCAG AAACTAGCCTTTTACTCGAAAATGCAGGAAGCCCCCGAAAGCGCCAGCAGCGCCAgcaccagcagcggcagcagctccTTCTCCAGCCATGCCCCTGCCAGCATCAAGGAGGAAGACTGCAGCCCCGAGAAGGAGCGCCCCCCCGAGGCCGAGTATATCAACTCCCGGTGCGTCTTGTTTACTTACTTCCAAGGGGACATCAGCTCCGTGGTAGATGAGCACTTCAGCCgggccctgagccagcccagcagCTACTCGCCCAGCAGTGCCAGCGCCAAGACGTCACGGAGCACCAGCTCTTGGAGGG ACGGCTCCTTCCCGATGAGCCAGCGCAGCTTCCCCGCTTCGTTCTGGAACAGCGCGTACCAGCCCTCCTCCGTCCCGgcctccctgagcagcagcctgggcagcCCCCTGGCCGCCGCCGCCCACAGCGAGCTGCCCTTCGCCGCGGCCGACCCCTACTCGCCGGCCGCGCTGCACGGCCACCTGCACCAGGGCGGGCCGGAGCCCTGGCACCACCCGCACCCGCACCCCTACCTGGGCGCCCAGGGCTCCGCCTACCCCCGCCCCACCGCCATGCACGAGGTCTACGGCGCCCACTTCGACCCCCGCTACAGCTCGCTGCTGGTGCCCGCCGCCTCGGTCCGCCCGCACCGCCTGCCGCCCGCCTCGGCGCCCGCGCCCGGCAGCCCCCAGTGCGAGCTGGGCAAGAGCGAGCCCGCCAGCGCGGCCTGGGCGGCGCCGGGCCCTTTTCCCAGCCCGGCGGGGGACatggcccagggcctgggcctcaaTGTGGACGCAG CTCGCCGTTATTCCTTCTGTGGTGGATCTCTCCTGAGCTGA
- the VGLL2 gene encoding transcription cofactor vestigial-like protein 2 isoform X1: protein MIQKISSQLPLAMSCLDVMYQVYGPPQPYFAAAYSPYHQKLAFYSKMQEAPESASSASTSSGSSSFSSHAPASIKEEDCSPEKERPPEAEYINSRCVLFTYFQGDISSVVDEHFSRALSQPSSYSPSSASAKTSRSTSSWRDGSFPMSQRSFPASFWNSAYQPSSVPASLSSSLGSPLAAAAHSELPFAAADPYSPAALHGHLHQGGPEPWHHPHPHPYLGAQGSAYPRPTAMHEVYGAHFDPRYSSLLVPAASVRPHRLPPASAPAPGSPQCELGKSEPASAAWAAPGPFPSPAGDMAQGLGLNVDAGLQPQDKSKDLYWF, encoded by the exons ATGATCCAAAAAATCAGTTCGCAGCTGCCTTTAGCCATGAGCTGTTTGGATGTTATGTACCAAGTCTATGGTCCTCCCCAGCCTTACTTTGCAGCAGCCTATAGTCCTTATCACCAG AAACTAGCCTTTTACTCGAAAATGCAGGAAGCCCCCGAAAGCGCCAGCAGCGCCAgcaccagcagcggcagcagctccTTCTCCAGCCATGCCCCTGCCAGCATCAAGGAGGAAGACTGCAGCCCCGAGAAGGAGCGCCCCCCCGAGGCCGAGTATATCAACTCCCGGTGCGTCTTGTTTACTTACTTCCAAGGGGACATCAGCTCCGTGGTAGATGAGCACTTCAGCCgggccctgagccagcccagcagCTACTCGCCCAGCAGTGCCAGCGCCAAGACGTCACGGAGCACCAGCTCTTGGAGGG ACGGCTCCTTCCCGATGAGCCAGCGCAGCTTCCCCGCTTCGTTCTGGAACAGCGCGTACCAGCCCTCCTCCGTCCCGgcctccctgagcagcagcctgggcagcCCCCTGGCCGCCGCCGCCCACAGCGAGCTGCCCTTCGCCGCGGCCGACCCCTACTCGCCGGCCGCGCTGCACGGCCACCTGCACCAGGGCGGGCCGGAGCCCTGGCACCACCCGCACCCGCACCCCTACCTGGGCGCCCAGGGCTCCGCCTACCCCCGCCCCACCGCCATGCACGAGGTCTACGGCGCCCACTTCGACCCCCGCTACAGCTCGCTGCTGGTGCCCGCCGCCTCGGTCCGCCCGCACCGCCTGCCGCCCGCCTCGGCGCCCGCGCCCGGCAGCCCCCAGTGCGAGCTGGGCAAGAGCGAGCCCGCCAGCGCGGCCTGGGCGGCGCCGGGCCCTTTTCCCAGCCCGGCGGGGGACatggcccagggcctgggcctcaaTGTGGACGCAG GTTTGCAGCCTCAGGATAAAAgcaaggatctgtactggttTTAG